Proteins from one Dermacentor variabilis isolate Ectoservices chromosome 1, ASM5094787v1, whole genome shotgun sequence genomic window:
- the LOC142559808 gene encoding uncharacterized protein LOC142559808 isoform X1 — MCAQRQIPYWMEDNVEERPAREHAAQEKKNENASNQKKTQSFQGPIRKRKIDESSRKARCAGRRESSRKRRQEKVGYRTGSSRPTGRLRTRATRTSPNWDLLPTRSWASPLYPIVNGFSKPASFCAHEQNESSRAMGPEFYAQLPGQNAITICRRLPSLFKPEPPHSGRLFIHQSHRHCVCAKFLASVQNLPKLPAGLNRNFPVHHK, encoded by the exons ATGTGCGCGCAGAGGCAAATTCCGTACTGGATGGAAGACAACgttgaagagcgtccggcacgtgagcacgcagcacaagaaaaaaaaaatgaaaatgcatccaatcagaagaaaacacagagcttccaggggccaatcaggaaacgaaaaatcgacgagagcagcagaaaagcgaggtgcgctggcagaagggagaGTTCTAGGAAGCGACGCCAAGAGAAGGTCGGTTACCGGACTGGGAGTTCAAGACCGACCGGCAGGttgcggacccgagccaccaggacttcacccaattgggacctcctgccaacccgttcctgggcTTCACCACTCTACCCGATCGTGAACGGCTTCTCGAAACCGGCGAGTTTCTGCGCCCATGAGcagaacgagagcagtcgggctatgggccccgagttctacgcccagctgcctggccagaacgccatcaccatctgccgccgcctgccttccctcttcaaACCGGAGCCACCACACTCTGGTCGCCTGTTCATCCACCAATCCCATCGACATTGTG TGTGTGCAAAGTTCTTGGCCTCGGTCCAAAATTTGCCCAAGCTACCAGCTGGACTAAACCGGAACTTCCCTGTCCATCATAAGTAA